A genome region from Nocardiopsis exhalans includes the following:
- a CDS encoding O-acetyl-ADP-ribose deacetylase, translated as MAERMRIQLFRGDITEHRADAIVNAANSSLLGGGGVDGAIHRKGGKAILEECRKLRASRYGGGLSAGQAVATTAGKLPARWVIHTVGPVYSETEDRSAVLASCFTESLRVADELGAESVAFPAISTGVYRWPLDDAARIAARALRTAEVGVDRVDLVLFDEAALAAFRRAFDTT; from the coding sequence ATGGCCGAGCGGATGCGGATCCAGCTGTTCCGGGGGGACATCACCGAGCACCGCGCGGACGCGATCGTCAACGCCGCCAACAGCTCCCTGCTGGGCGGCGGCGGGGTGGACGGCGCCATCCACCGCAAGGGCGGCAAGGCGATTCTGGAGGAGTGCCGCAAGCTGCGCGCCTCCCGCTACGGGGGCGGTTTGTCCGCCGGGCAGGCGGTGGCGACCACCGCGGGGAAACTGCCCGCCCGTTGGGTGATCCACACCGTCGGCCCGGTGTACAGCGAGACCGAGGACCGGTCGGCGGTGCTGGCCTCGTGCTTCACCGAGTCGCTGCGGGTCGCGGACGAGTTGGGCGCGGAGTCGGTCGCCTTCCCGGCGATCTCCACCGGGGTCTACCGGTGGCCGCTGGACGACGCGGCGCGGATCGCCGCGCGGGCGCTGCGCACCGCCGAGGTCGGGGTGGACCGGGTGGATCTGGTGCTGTTCGACGAGGCCGCGCTGGCCGCGTTCCGGCGGGCTTTCGACACCACCTGA
- a CDS encoding cryptochrome/photolyase family protein produces the protein MGTPVLVLLTQDLRLHDHPALTAALRGPGPVVPLFVLEPALLRRAARNRRAYLGEALADLRSALRARGGDLVLRRGDTDAEVLALARETGARTVHLSSGVSWFAARREEALRATGLEVRTHPGLTVVPPGGVTPASGDHYKVFTPYWRSWESAAWREVLPAPEHLDLPDGLDPGELPDLADGTEGVGVLAPDRVRGGQALARERLRSWLDLGLADYGDRHDDLPGAATSGLSADLRFGCLSPLEVATAARDLPGGSEYVRQLAWRDFHHQVTAAFPAINIRDYRPRDREWRTDPEALAAWKEGRTGVPIVDAGMRQLLREGFMHNRTRMITAAFLTKTLLVHWREGAAHFDAHLTDGDVANEYGNWQWTAGTGNDTRPNRAFNPSRQAKRFDPDGVYVRRHVPELAGLAGALAHTPWLEGFGEGVEGYPKPIADPGK, from the coding sequence TTGGGCACCCCCGTTCTCGTCCTCCTCACCCAGGACCTGCGCCTGCACGATCACCCCGCGCTGACCGCGGCCCTCCGCGGCCCCGGGCCGGTGGTCCCGCTCTTCGTCCTCGAACCCGCACTCCTGCGCCGCGCCGCGCGCAACCGCCGCGCCTACCTGGGCGAGGCCCTGGCCGACCTGCGCTCAGCCCTGCGCGCACGCGGCGGCGACCTCGTCCTGCGCCGGGGCGACACGGACGCCGAGGTCCTCGCCCTGGCCCGGGAGACCGGGGCCCGCACCGTCCACCTGAGCTCGGGTGTGAGCTGGTTCGCCGCCCGTCGGGAGGAGGCACTGCGCGCCACCGGCCTGGAGGTGCGCACCCACCCCGGGCTGACCGTGGTCCCGCCGGGCGGGGTCACCCCGGCCAGCGGCGACCACTACAAGGTCTTCACCCCCTACTGGCGGTCCTGGGAGTCGGCCGCCTGGCGCGAGGTACTGCCCGCGCCCGAACACCTGGACCTGCCCGACGGCCTCGACCCGGGGGAGCTCCCCGACCTGGCGGACGGCACGGAAGGAGTGGGCGTCCTCGCTCCGGACCGCGTCCGCGGCGGCCAGGCCCTGGCCCGCGAACGCCTGCGCTCCTGGCTCGACCTCGGCCTGGCCGACTACGGGGACCGGCACGACGACCTCCCCGGGGCCGCCACCTCCGGGCTCTCCGCGGACCTGCGCTTCGGCTGCCTGTCCCCGCTGGAGGTCGCCACCGCCGCCCGTGACCTGCCCGGCGGTTCCGAGTACGTGCGCCAGCTCGCCTGGCGCGACTTCCACCACCAGGTCACCGCCGCCTTCCCGGCCATCAACATCCGCGACTACCGGCCCCGGGACCGCGAGTGGCGCACCGATCCCGAGGCCCTCGCCGCCTGGAAGGAGGGCCGCACCGGGGTGCCGATCGTGGACGCCGGCATGCGGCAGCTGCTCCGGGAGGGCTTCATGCACAACCGCACCCGCATGATCACCGCCGCCTTCCTCACCAAGACACTGCTCGTGCACTGGCGGGAGGGGGCCGCGCACTTCGACGCGCACCTGACCGACGGCGACGTCGCCAACGAGTACGGAAACTGGCAGTGGACCGCCGGAACAGGCAACGACACCCGGCCCAACCGTGCGTTCAACCCCTCCCGGCAGGCCAAGCGCTTCGATCCCGACGGTGTGTACGTGCGGCGCCACGTCCCCGAACTCGCGGGGCTGGCCGGCGCGCTCGCCCACACCCCGTGGCTTGAGGGATTCGGCGAAGGGGTGGAGGGCTACCCGAAGCCGATCGCCGACCCCGGCAAATAG
- a CDS encoding YbgA family protein, with amino-acid sequence MNPVQNPPPRPVVGVSSCLIGAPVRYNGGHSRYKFLTDELDRHVDWLPVCPEAEIGLGVPRPTLRLQDRPEPEADGPEAESGQAWSADRVISSKDGTDHTDDLAGVADRHLRELRRLDGYVLKNKSPSCGLYALPVFDDNGDRLRGTGRGAFAARLTALLPHLPVEEQGRLSDAVLREHFVERVFAHSRLRALLESEWRPRDLVEFHTRHKLQLMAHSPDGYRETGRIVARAGTDAPEEIASVYAEAFHRALAVKTSRGKHANVLQHVFGMISPMLDDTRRHDLLAGIEEYREGQAPLSLPVALLRHHCSAEDVAWASEQTYLRPYPDRLRLRHPVAV; translated from the coding sequence ATGAACCCGGTTCAGAACCCACCCCCGCGCCCCGTCGTCGGGGTCTCCAGCTGCCTGATCGGCGCGCCCGTGCGCTACAACGGCGGGCACTCACGGTACAAGTTCCTCACCGACGAGCTGGACCGGCACGTGGACTGGCTTCCGGTCTGCCCGGAGGCGGAGATCGGGCTGGGCGTGCCGCGCCCGACCCTGCGCCTCCAGGACCGCCCGGAGCCGGAGGCTGACGGCCCGGAAGCGGAAAGCGGGCAGGCCTGGAGCGCGGACCGGGTGATCTCCAGCAAGGACGGCACCGACCATACGGACGACCTGGCCGGGGTCGCCGACCGGCACCTGCGGGAGCTACGCCGCCTGGACGGCTACGTGCTCAAGAACAAGTCGCCGAGCTGCGGTCTCTACGCGCTGCCGGTGTTCGACGACAACGGCGACCGGCTGCGCGGGACGGGCCGGGGCGCCTTCGCCGCCCGGCTCACCGCTCTGCTCCCCCACCTTCCGGTGGAAGAGCAGGGACGCCTGTCCGACGCGGTGCTGCGCGAGCACTTCGTGGAGCGGGTGTTCGCGCACTCCCGGCTGCGGGCCCTGCTGGAGTCGGAGTGGCGCCCGCGCGACCTCGTGGAGTTCCACACCCGGCACAAGCTCCAGCTGATGGCCCACTCCCCGGACGGTTACCGGGAGACCGGGCGGATCGTGGCGCGGGCCGGCACCGACGCCCCCGAGGAGATCGCGTCCGTGTACGCGGAGGCCTTCCACCGGGCCCTGGCGGTCAAGACCAGCCGGGGCAAGCACGCCAACGTGCTCCAGCACGTCTTCGGCATGATCAGCCCGATGCTGGACGACACACGCAGGCACGACCTGCTGGCCGGGATCGAGGAGTACCGGGAGGGCCAGGCCCCGCTCAGCCTGCCGGTGGCGCTGCTGCGGCACCACTGCTCCGCGGAGGACGTGGCCTGGGCCAGCGAGCAGACCTACCTGCGCCCCTACCCGGACCGGCTGCGGCTGCGGCACCCGGTGGCGGTCTGA
- a CDS encoding alpha/beta hydrolase — MFVSFPRRAAVLVSSCAVALIAATLATTPQEGLAERFGHHLTAPAPELAHGHMALPPEAGSTPAPIPRPGQVAVCAEPGRDEVVTLPDPGAPEEEGRALWIRRPPGPDSADLPVLYLLHGSASSHRTLMDADVGARLDQQMCRTGVEFVIAAPHGQESGGATTEWGDAHDGRFALESFVTGATVAAVEGEYPRPRSLRAIGGFSMGGYGAAALALRNPDLYSQVASWGGYFRVDDPHRTFGKDAGPHSPDRLLGSEDVRDLRFMLVEGREDHTPLQDGSIHGEAERFSALLTEHGMTVATIRPRGGHDLATWKRTFPETVDFLVAGWASTP, encoded by the coding sequence GTGTTCGTCTCGTTCCCCCGACGCGCCGCCGTGCTCGTCTCCTCCTGTGCCGTCGCCCTGATCGCCGCGACCCTGGCCACCACGCCGCAGGAGGGTCTGGCGGAGCGGTTCGGGCACCACCTGACCGCGCCCGCACCGGAACTGGCCCACGGCCACATGGCCCTTCCGCCCGAAGCGGGCTCCACCCCCGCGCCCATCCCCCGCCCCGGGCAGGTCGCGGTCTGCGCGGAGCCCGGCCGCGACGAGGTCGTCACGCTGCCGGACCCCGGCGCACCCGAGGAGGAGGGGCGCGCCCTGTGGATCCGCCGCCCGCCCGGCCCGGACAGCGCCGACCTGCCCGTCCTCTACCTGCTGCACGGTTCCGCCTCCAGCCACCGCACCCTCATGGACGCGGACGTGGGTGCCCGGCTGGACCAGCAGATGTGCCGTACGGGGGTCGAGTTCGTCATCGCCGCCCCGCACGGGCAGGAGAGCGGCGGGGCCACCACGGAGTGGGGCGACGCCCACGACGGCCGGTTCGCGCTGGAGAGCTTCGTCACCGGCGCCACCGTGGCCGCGGTCGAAGGCGAGTACCCGCGGCCGCGGTCGCTGCGCGCGATCGGCGGTTTCTCCATGGGCGGTTACGGCGCCGCCGCCCTGGCCCTGCGCAACCCCGACCTCTACTCCCAGGTGGCCAGCTGGGGCGGGTACTTCCGCGTGGACGACCCCCACAGAACCTTCGGCAAGGATGCCGGACCGCACTCCCCTGACCGCCTCCTGGGCTCGGAGGACGTGCGTGACCTGCGGTTCATGCTGGTGGAGGGGCGCGAGGACCACACCCCGCTCCAGGACGGGAGCATCCACGGCGAGGCCGAGCGCTTCTCCGCGCTGCTCACTGAGCACGGTATGACGGTCGCCACGATCCGGCCGCGCGGCGGGCACGACCTGGCCACCTGGAAACGCACCTTCCCCGAGACCGTGGACTTCCTGGTCGCCGGTTGGGCTTCTACACCGTGA